One window from the genome of Moraxella nasibovis encodes:
- a CDS encoding OmpA family protein, translated as MNLINTLSELVTPHVLAATATHDGDNTVKSKLLSAFYAIFASRLTDTNAFGRVSALNTLDLDNGRSILDAVFNDANTINQTAQLNDQLAKEFNLSGTTTSALTAAAAPLALTKLRELSGTTSLPVFLKDNLSAFSSVVPSWAYALLPAGLFGAAAATPKPAVDPVPAATHVKAEPVATTGVLHKEEKKEGGFLKSLLPIIGLIILAGLAWLLLRSCQDKPAPVAAPVEPAAQAPATTATAEATPATLNIAVDETGQAVYSCRAQAGSEGVLGSIRTAIAGVFGTDKCTLQTTTGYADTMPAAEHLPAILGLMKGVPSSSVSIADKVVRFNAANEADIQKLVDGAKAVLPTDFTVEAEPALDIASAVAGSISSAKAAITGLGDAPTADDLVRALNLQIINFATDSAEIPAENQEILDLAAQKMAALPDATLKIIGHTDNQASHEYNKDLSEKRAAAVRDYLVSKGVPAERLSIEGASYDHPVASNATEQGRFQNRRIEFTLSQAGEQVAAVGNAPTSEATQVEAAQAEAATTTTTTTTTESK; from the coding sequence ATGAATCTAATCAACACTTTATCTGAATTGGTAACCCCTCATGTGCTTGCCGCCACCGCTACTCACGACGGCGACAACACCGTAAAATCAAAGCTGCTTTCAGCTTTCTATGCCATCTTTGCCTCTCGTCTGACTGATACCAATGCTTTTGGTCGTGTGTCTGCGCTAAACACCCTGGACCTTGACAACGGTCGCAGCATTCTTGATGCCGTGTTTAACGACGCCAACACCATCAACCAAACTGCTCAGCTAAACGATCAGCTTGCCAAAGAATTCAATCTTTCTGGCACGACTACTAGCGCCCTGACCGCAGCGGCAGCACCATTGGCATTGACCAAGCTAAGAGAGCTTTCTGGTACGACTTCTTTGCCAGTATTCCTAAAAGACAACCTATCTGCGTTCAGCTCAGTTGTGCCATCATGGGCATACGCACTGCTACCAGCAGGTCTGTTCGGTGCAGCAGCAGCGACCCCTAAGCCTGCGGTAGATCCAGTACCAGCGGCGACGCATGTTAAGGCTGAGCCTGTTGCTACGACTGGCGTACTTCACAAAGAAGAGAAGAAAGAAGGTGGCTTCTTAAAAAGCCTACTACCAATCATCGGTCTGATCATTCTTGCAGGTCTTGCATGGCTACTACTTCGCAGCTGCCAAGACAAGCCAGCGCCAGTAGCTGCGCCTGTTGAGCCAGCAGCACAAGCACCAGCGACCACCGCTACTGCTGAAGCTACCCCTGCGACCCTAAACATCGCTGTTGATGAGACTGGTCAAGCTGTATATTCATGCCGTGCACAAGCAGGCTCAGAAGGTGTACTTGGTTCTATCCGCACAGCCATCGCAGGCGTGTTTGGCACTGACAAATGCACACTACAAACCACCACAGGCTATGCTGACACCATGCCAGCTGCCGAGCATCTGCCAGCCATCTTGGGTCTGATGAAAGGCGTACCAAGCTCTAGCGTGAGCATCGCTGACAAAGTGGTTCGTTTCAATGCAGCTAACGAAGCTGACATCCAAAAATTGGTTGATGGTGCAAAAGCGGTACTACCTACCGACTTCACCGTAGAAGCAGAGCCTGCGCTAGACATCGCATCTGCTGTGGCAGGTAGTATCTCTTCTGCAAAAGCTGCCATCACAGGTCTGGGTGATGCACCTACCGCTGACGACTTGGTGCGCGCGCTAAATCTACAAATCATCAACTTTGCGACTGACTCAGCCGAGATCCCTGCTGAAAACCAAGAAATCCTTGATCTAGCAGCACAAAAAATGGCAGCGCTACCAGATGCTACACTAAAAATCATCGGTCACACCGACAACCAAGCGTCTCACGAGTACAACAAAGATTTGTCTGAAAAGCGTGCCGCAGCTGTTCGTGACTACCTAGTGTCTAAGGGCGTACCTGCTGAGCGTCTGAGCATTGAAGGTGCAAGCTATGACCACCCAGTAGCTTCTAACGCTACCGAGCAAGGTCGTTTCCAAAACCGTCGCATTGAGTTCACTTTATCTCAAGCAGGTGAGCAAGTAGCTGCTGTTGGCAACGCACCAACCAGCGAAGCGACCCAAGTAGAGGCGGCACAAGCTGAGGCAGCCACCACTACGACAACTACCACCACTACCGAAAGCAAATAA
- a CDS encoding metallophosphoesterase, with protein MIYDIIGDIHGQADQLVGLLRQLGYHHDGKSFIAPPNHQAIFIGDFIDRGAQQLATLNIVFDMIDNHQAKAVMGNHEYNAIGYILPCDDGEYLRPHTPSNVLGHQAFIDEVGYGTVLHRHWVSRFYELPLWLEFDDFICVHACYDRRSMDLLTPLLDERRLTQEALAHICQKHSKERSAIEYLLKGIESPLPEGFSMTDKTGIVRQRARVKWWVNGWQTLSIDQTLLADDLPAILPAPLNDELAAFDIDTDKPIFIGHYWLDGTPAMLSKQVVCVDYSVGKDGHLTAYQFDTDNPTLSNENFVQYLGG; from the coding sequence ATGATTTACGACATTATTGGTGACATTCACGGACAGGCGGATCAGCTCGTCGGGCTACTAAGACAGCTTGGCTATCATCATGATGGCAAAAGTTTCATCGCACCGCCCAATCATCAGGCGATTTTTATTGGTGATTTCATCGACAGGGGCGCCCAGCAGCTTGCCACACTCAACATCGTCTTTGACATGATTGACAATCATCAAGCCAAAGCGGTGATGGGCAACCACGAATACAATGCCATCGGCTACATACTGCCATGCGATGATGGTGAATATCTGCGACCGCACACACCAAGCAATGTCTTGGGTCATCAAGCATTCATTGACGAAGTGGGCTATGGCACGGTGCTGCATCGGCATTGGGTGAGTCGCTTTTATGAGCTGCCACTTTGGCTTGAATTTGATGACTTCATCTGTGTTCACGCCTGCTACGACAGACGCAGCATGGATCTGCTGACACCCCTACTTGATGAGCGCAGACTGACACAAGAAGCTTTGGCACACATTTGCCAAAAGCACAGCAAGGAAAGAAGCGCCATCGAATACCTACTCAAAGGCATTGAGTCGCCACTGCCAGAGGGGTTTAGCATGACTGACAAGACAGGCATCGTGCGTCAGCGAGCACGAGTGAAATGGTGGGTAAATGGCTGGCAAACCCTGTCCATAGACCAGACGCTGCTTGCCGATGATCTGCCCGCCATCTTGCCAGCACCGCTTAATGACGAGCTTGCGGCATTTGACATCGACACCGACAAGCCCATATTCATCGGGCATTATTGGCTAGACGGCACGCCTGCCATGCTCTCAAAGCAGGTGGTCTGCGTTGATTATTCGGTGGGCAAAGACGGTCATCTCACCGCTTATCAGTTTGACACTGACAACCCAACGCTTAGTAATGAGAATTTCGTGCAATATCTGGGTGGATGA
- a CDS encoding cell division protein FtsQ/DivIB, translated as MSLLALLVLVAAVFFGMRAVSQAPAKPLVIDPQNLTQTQLTSLQSAVAPIGEVRFFSADLTAIQHLVSQLSWVESASVKRDWQEGVVVSVVPRQAVANFGSQHLLDASGQVFVPADEHELMDRSLVHLYSSHSKDAGEMMKQMRQINEWFAPLGMTAQDVTLTSRQTWLIRFDNGLRVIVDHENTEQKLFGLSTLLQSSLAADLPNIQSVDLRYKNGFAIAWKGGAIQATSKSGA; from the coding sequence ATGTCTTTGCTTGCGCTGCTTGTGCTTGTGGCGGCGGTTTTTTTTGGGATGCGTGCCGTCAGTCAGGCGCCAGCTAAACCGCTCGTCATCGACCCACAAAATCTTACTCAGACACAGCTGACTTCCTTGCAATCAGCGGTAGCGCCGATTGGCGAGGTGCGGTTTTTTTCGGCAGACTTGACCGCCATTCAGCACCTTGTCAGCCAGCTTTCGTGGGTGGAGAGTGCGAGCGTCAAGCGTGACTGGCAGGAGGGCGTGGTGGTGTCTGTCGTGCCAAGGCAAGCGGTGGCAAATTTTGGTAGTCAGCATCTCTTGGACGCCAGCGGTCAAGTCTTTGTGCCTGCTGACGAGCATGAGCTCATGGATCGCTCGCTTGTGCATTTGTACAGCAGTCATTCCAAAGATGCAGGCGAGATGATGAAACAAATGCGTCAAATCAATGAATGGTTTGCACCGCTTGGCATGACTGCCCAAGATGTGACTTTGACTTCTCGTCAGACTTGGCTGATTCGTTTTGATAATGGGCTGCGTGTGATTGTCGATCATGAGAATACTGAGCAAAAATTGTTCGGTTTATCGACACTATTACAAAGCAGTTTGGCGGCTGATTTGCCAAATATTCAGTCGGTGGATTTGCGCTATAAAAATGGATTTGCCATCGCTTGGAAGGGTGGGGCGATACAGGCGACATCAAAATCGGGCGCTTGA
- the ftsA gene encoding cell division protein FtsA gives MMDLQVALHLSSTAVYTVIGYKTGTPEQPKIKIAAVGLARTDAFAGGKIERREHLLSAVHKSLQEAGDMAGVEIHQVCLSLASPLMKSMNDSQEVQLYTTDTHTTVQRSDLYRAKEMIADKLLAEGYSLLQSCQQVTYLDDNPQEVKDPLNMHANKITALNHVMMLPSNYYTQVVDAVNATGTSVGATLFDGVAGAEYALSKEEKKRGVCFIDIGHNTTKVCVYMDDLLVFSDCLDVGGQTVTFDISSELDLSLSESESLKHQQGTLQLDPAKRATFVTLKRRMGGESTVSLRQLSSIILARYEDIFARVAKRLDEQGLSGYLNMGVVLAGGGCQIDGLTKFLSHKWAMPVRMMTTNSQVSICPKNLNDDNIALLNGYLKDNKLHTVIGSLLYQNSDQFLKDGYGEAPVQNGLADKVSGAWQSFAKRIKEWF, from the coding sequence ATGATGGATTTACAGGTAGCCTTGCATTTAAGTTCGACAGCGGTGTACACGGTGATCGGCTACAAGACTGGCACGCCTGAGCAACCAAAAATCAAAATCGCTGCTGTTGGCTTGGCACGCACCGATGCTTTTGCTGGTGGTAAGATTGAGCGCCGAGAGCATCTTTTGAGTGCGGTGCATAAGTCGCTACAAGAAGCGGGTGACATGGCAGGGGTGGAGATCCATCAAGTTTGTTTATCCCTTGCCTCGCCGCTCATGAAAAGCATGAATGACAGCCAAGAAGTGCAGCTCTACACTACCGATACGCACACCACAGTGCAGCGCAGTGATCTGTATCGAGCCAAAGAGATGATCGCTGACAAACTTTTGGCAGAAGGGTATTCGCTGTTGCAGTCTTGTCAGCAGGTGACTTATCTGGATGATAATCCGCAAGAAGTCAAAGACCCGCTGAACATGCACGCCAACAAAATCACGGCGCTAAACCATGTGATGATGCTGCCAAGTAATTATTATACACAAGTAGTCGATGCGGTGAATGCCACGGGCACATCGGTCGGAGCGACGCTGTTTGACGGTGTGGCAGGCGCTGAATACGCACTGAGCAAAGAAGAAAAAAAGCGTGGCGTGTGCTTTATTGACATCGGACATAACACCACCAAAGTCTGTGTGTACATGGATGATTTGTTGGTATTTTCTGACTGTCTTGATGTGGGCGGTCAGACCGTGACCTTTGACATATCCTCCGAACTGGATTTGTCGCTTTCTGAATCGGAAAGCTTAAAACACCAGCAAGGCACGCTACAGCTTGACCCTGCCAAACGAGCGACATTCGTCACTTTGAAGCGTCGCATGGGCGGCGAATCTACGGTGAGCCTAAGACAGCTGAGCAGCATCATTTTGGCACGCTATGAAGATATTTTTGCTAGGGTTGCCAAACGCTTGGATGAGCAAGGTTTGTCTGGATATTTAAATATGGGCGTGGTGCTGGCAGGTGGTGGCTGTCAGATTGATGGCTTAACGAAGTTTCTTAGTCATAAGTGGGCAATGCCTGTGCGCATGATGACCACCAACAGTCAGGTGAGCATTTGCCCGAAAAATCTTAACGATGATAACATCGCTTTGTTGAATGGCTATTTAAAAGACAATAAGCTACATACGGTCATCGGTTCGCTGCTGTACCAAAATAGCGATCAGTTTTTAAAAGATGGTTATGGTGAAGCGCCAGTGCAAAATGGGCTGGCGGATAAAGTTTCTGGTGCTTGGCAGTCATTTGCTAAGCGAATTAAAGAATGGTTTTGA
- a CDS encoding 5-(carboxyamino)imidazole ribonucleotide synthase: MTKLAPVRTIGIFGGGQLGLMLGDAARPLGINTVFLEDAANCPAALTGQVFTNAEFERFESSCDTFTLEFENTPLVSADRIEQKHQLFPPSKALFIAQDRLNEKNLFQELNITTVPFLAVNSLDELNNASHQLGLPLVLKTTRGGYDGKGQFVIKTTQDIETAWQELGDATNIAPLIAEGFIQFSREVSIIAVRSQSGEIRYYPLVENTHHHGILAKTVAPAPNSEHLTEQAQDNIKKLLEHLNYVGVMTLELFVTNEGLIANEIAPRVHNSGHWSIEGAVCSQFENHIRAVAGLPLGSTDIVQPSVMLNVIGQFPNPKDLLGIRGVHFHHYHKDEREGRKIGHITVMTGDDTLDEAVSQAIACLPNKLGL; this comes from the coding sequence ATGACTAAACTTGCTCCTGTTCGCACCATCGGCATTTTTGGCGGTGGACAATTAGGCTTAATGCTCGGCGATGCCGCCCGTCCGCTTGGCATTAACACCGTTTTTTTGGAAGATGCTGCCAACTGCCCCGCTGCCTTGACAGGTCAGGTGTTTACCAATGCAGAATTTGAGCGCTTTGAGTCATCATGCGACACTTTCACCCTAGAATTTGAAAACACGCCGCTCGTCTCTGCCGATCGCATTGAGCAAAAACATCAGCTTTTTCCGCCATCAAAAGCGCTATTCATCGCCCAAGATCGCCTGAATGAAAAAAATCTCTTTCAAGAATTAAACATCACCACCGTGCCTTTTTTGGCGGTGAATAGTTTAGATGAATTAAACAATGCAAGTCACCAGCTGGGGCTGCCACTTGTCCTTAAAACCACTCGCGGCGGCTACGATGGCAAAGGACAATTTGTCATCAAAACCACCCAAGACATTGAAACTGCCTGGCAAGAGCTTGGTGATGCAACCAACATTGCACCGCTCATCGCAGAAGGATTCATTCAATTTAGCCGAGAAGTATCAATCATCGCTGTACGCTCGCAGTCAGGTGAGATTCGTTATTATCCATTGGTTGAAAATACTCATCATCATGGCATTCTTGCTAAGACGGTCGCACCTGCGCCAAACAGCGAACACCTGACCGAGCAGGCTCAAGACAACATCAAAAAATTGTTAGAGCATCTAAACTATGTCGGCGTGATGACTCTTGAACTGTTCGTCACCAATGAAGGGCTTATCGCCAATGAGATTGCACCCCGTGTGCATAATTCTGGACATTGGAGCATTGAGGGTGCGGTATGCAGTCAATTTGAAAACCACATCCGTGCGGTGGCGGGCTTGCCACTGGGCAGTACAGACATCGTTCAGCCTTCTGTGATGCTCAATGTCATCGGACAATTTCCAAACCCTAAAGACCTTCTTGGCATTCGTGGGGTACACTTTCATCATTACCATAAAGACGAAAGAGAAGGTAGAAAGATCGGTCACATCACCGTCATGACGGGCGATGACACACTTGATGAGGCGGTCAGTCAAGCAATCGCTTGCCTACCGAACAAGCTGGGTCTTTAA
- a CDS encoding D-alanine--D-alanine ligase — translation MTDVTKFGKVAVVCGGTSSEREVSLNSGKAVLDALLSKGVDAHHFDPKETDISKLREYDRVFNVLHGTFGEDGSLQGVLDGFNIPYTGCGVLASAIAMDKFRCRLVWQSLGLPNVPYVVLNDDSDFEAVEKEFGLPLFAKPAAEGSSVGVMMIEEEGGLAKAYPQLKQYHGEILAEKAITGGEYALALLGDQALPSIRIIPNGKFYDYEAKYLRDDTTYQCPSDLSDEQEREMGELAKRALDAMGGRGWARVDFLKSDDGKLYLLEINTVPGMTDHSLVPMAAKEAGMGFADLCVEILSQTL, via the coding sequence ATGACTGATGTAACTAAATTTGGCAAAGTCGCTGTCGTCTGTGGCGGTACAAGTAGCGAGCGAGAAGTGTCGCTAAACAGCGGTAAGGCGGTGCTAGACGCTCTTTTATCAAAAGGCGTTGATGCTCATCACTTTGACCCAAAAGAGACCGACATTTCAAAATTGCGTGAATACGACCGTGTGTTTAATGTATTGCACGGCACTTTTGGCGAAGATGGCAGTTTGCAAGGCGTGTTGGACGGCTTTAATATCCCTTATACAGGCTGTGGCGTGCTGGCAAGTGCGATTGCGATGGATAAATTCCGTTGCCGTTTGGTTTGGCAGTCGTTAGGCTTACCCAATGTGCCGTATGTCGTGCTAAATGACGACAGCGATTTTGAGGCGGTGGAGAAAGAATTTGGCTTGCCACTGTTTGCTAAGCCTGCTGCCGAAGGCTCAAGCGTGGGCGTGATGATGATTGAAGAGGAGGGCGGTTTGGCAAAAGCCTATCCACAGCTCAAACAGTATCATGGGGAGATTTTGGCAGAAAAAGCCATCACAGGTGGCGAGTACGCTTTGGCATTGCTGGGTGATCAGGCGCTGCCTTCGATTCGTATCATTCCTAATGGCAAGTTTTATGATTATGAGGCGAAATATCTTAGAGATGACACGACTTATCAATGTCCGTCAGACTTAAGCGATGAGCAAGAGCGTGAGATGGGCGAGCTTGCCAAGCGTGCGCTGGATGCGATGGGTGGTCGTGGCTGGGCTCGTGTGGATTTTCTAAAATCGGACGATGGCAAATTGTACTTGCTAGAAATCAACACCGTTCCTGGCATGACCGATCACAGCCTTGTGCCGATGGCGGCAAAAGAGGCGGGCATGGGCTTTGCTGACTTGTGCGTAGAAATCTTATCGCAGACGCTTTGA
- a CDS encoding rhomboid family intramembrane serine protease, whose protein sequence is MLNLNHTTVIIIITVIISLLAWQNRTLMGRLIFDPISVTRFKQYDRFITHGFIHADGMHLLFNMFTLYFFGRVIERFYINKFGSLGFVAFYVLAIIVAIIPTYLKHKNNSRYLSLGASGAVSAVLFAFILFAPWETLYFFGILPIPAIVFAVLYTAYSVYAERRGTGNTNHSAHLVGAAFGVVATILIEPSLALHFINALLNPRF, encoded by the coding sequence ATGCTTAATCTTAATCACACCACCGTCATTATCATCATCACCGTCATCATCAGCTTGTTGGCATGGCAAAACCGCACGCTCATGGGGCGGCTGATTTTTGACCCCATTTCTGTCACTCGTTTCAAGCAATACGACCGCTTCATCACGCATGGCTTCATTCATGCCGATGGGATGCATTTATTATTTAATATGTTTACGCTGTATTTTTTTGGGCGAGTGATTGAGCGGTTTTATATCAATAAGTTTGGTTCGCTTGGCTTTGTGGCGTTTTATGTGCTTGCCATCATCGTCGCCATCATTCCCACTTATCTAAAACACAAAAATAACTCACGCTACCTAAGCCTTGGCGCATCTGGTGCGGTGTCGGCGGTGCTGTTTGCGTTCATCTTGTTTGCACCGTGGGAGACGCTGTATTTCTTTGGTATTTTGCCAATTCCTGCGATCGTCTTTGCCGTACTTTATACTGCATACAGCGTCTATGCTGAGCGTCGTGGGACGGGCAATACCAACCACTCAGCGCATCTGGTCGGTGCTGCCTTTGGCGTGGTGGCGACCATCTTGATTGAGCCGTCATTGGCTTTGCATTTTATCAACGCACTATTAAATCCAAGATTTTAA
- the ftsZ gene encoding cell division protein FtsZ: MSDDTQFDTDGQARFIVFGVGGGGGNAVEHMVNQQVTGINFVAANTDRQALNKLTTPNKLQLGAELTRGLGAGANPEVGREAAESDEEEIRALLSDYDMVFITAGMGGGTGTGAAPVIARIAKEEGILTVAVVTTPFNYEGKRAKIAQQGIEQLAQYVDSIITVPNEKLLQVYRGLSMKDAFAKANDVLLQAVDGITRTIREPGLINIDFNDVRTAMTAKGHAMMGIGRASGEGRAAEAAEKAIRSPLLDDLLLKNAQGVIVNIVGSNIGMSEPAEVADVVKRIADIDEGNIFYGAVDDESMGDDIYVTVIATGLTVDENAKAQPQANQAPAGHTSAISQQAPQAQPVVAPAHTSAPARPAVKPVSVGDFLKRQQQDSQG, from the coding sequence ATGTCAGACGACACGCAGTTTGATACAGATGGTCAGGCACGATTCATCGTTTTTGGTGTTGGCGGCGGCGGTGGTAATGCCGTCGAGCATATGGTCAATCAGCAGGTAACGGGTATTAACTTTGTTGCGGCAAATACTGACCGTCAAGCATTGAACAAACTGACTACGCCAAACAAGCTACAATTGGGTGCTGAGCTGACTCGTGGTCTGGGTGCGGGTGCAAATCCTGAGGTGGGTCGTGAGGCAGCTGAGAGCGATGAAGAGGAGATTCGCGCTCTGTTGTCTGATTATGACATGGTATTCATCACCGCAGGTATGGGTGGTGGCACAGGTACGGGCGCTGCACCTGTGATTGCTCGCATCGCCAAAGAAGAGGGCATCTTGACGGTGGCGGTCGTGACCACGCCATTTAATTACGAAGGGAAGCGTGCTAAGATTGCTCAGCAAGGCATTGAGCAGCTGGCGCAGTATGTGGACTCTATCATCACTGTGCCAAATGAAAAGCTATTGCAAGTTTATCGTGGGCTATCGATGAAAGATGCCTTTGCTAAGGCGAATGATGTACTGCTACAAGCTGTTGATGGCATCACTCGCACCATTCGTGAGCCGGGTCTGATCAATATCGACTTTAACGATGTGCGTACCGCCATGACTGCCAAGGGTCATGCAATGATGGGTATTGGTCGTGCTAGCGGCGAAGGTCGTGCGGCAGAGGCGGCAGAAAAAGCAATTCGCTCGCCACTGCTTGATGATTTGCTACTGAAAAACGCCCAAGGTGTCATCGTAAATATCGTTGGCTCAAACATCGGTATGAGCGAGCCTGCGGAAGTGGCTGATGTGGTTAAGCGCATTGCCGACATCGATGAGGGTAACATTTTCTACGGTGCGGTTGATGATGAGTCCATGGGTGATGACATCTATGTGACTGTGATTGCCACAGGTCTGACGGTGGACGAGAACGCAAAAGCACAGCCACAGGCTAACCAAGCGCCAGCAGGTCATACCAGTGCCATCAGCCAGCAAGCACCACAGGCTCAGCCAGTCGTAGCGCCAGCGCACACATCAGCACCGGCTCGTCCAGCGGTTAAGCCAGTCAGTGTTGGCGACTTCCTAAAAAGACAGCAGCAAGACAGCCAAGGCTAA
- the purE gene encoding 5-(carboxyamino)imidazole ribonucleotide mutase, which yields MSNTLPPPIPSPQGATKVGIIMGSQSDWETMQHAAQVLADFGVPFECEVVSAHRTPDRLFDYAKSAKSRGLAIIIAGAGGAAHLPGMCASQTDLPVLGVPVKSSMLSGWDSLLSIVQMPKGVAVGTLAIGSAGAYNAGLLSVQMLAIHDDALGQKVAKFRESQTQSILANPTPGIMA from the coding sequence ATGTCAAACACTCTGCCACCCCCGATTCCATCTCCCCAAGGTGCAACCAAAGTCGGCATCATCATGGGCAGCCAGTCTGACTGGGAAACCATGCAGCACGCCGCCCAAGTTTTGGCTGATTTTGGCGTGCCGTTTGAGTGTGAGGTCGTGTCAGCACATCGCACACCTGACCGCCTGTTTGACTATGCCAAATCTGCCAAATCCAGAGGTCTTGCCATTATCATCGCAGGCGCAGGTGGTGCAGCACATTTACCAGGCATGTGCGCAAGCCAGACCGACCTACCTGTCCTTGGCGTACCAGTCAAATCATCCATGCTAAGCGGCTGGGACAGCCTGCTGTCCATCGTGCAAATGCCCAAAGGCGTGGCAGTCGGCACACTTGCCATCGGCAGCGCAGGGGCGTACAACGCAGGACTACTATCAGTGCAAATGCTCGCCATCCATGACGATGCGCTTGGGCAAAAAGTCGCCAAATTTCGTGAATCACAAACCCAAAGCATTCTTGCCAACCCAACGCCTGGCATCATGGCTTGA